A window of Pirellulales bacterium genomic DNA:
CGCGGCCCAGGGAGCGGCGGAGCTGATCCGCGCCGCACGGGAAAGCTAAAGCGATTTCTCGGCGCCTGCCGTCGGACGAACACCGATCTGGTCCCAAAGGGCGATGATTATTTCCTTCGTCGCCAGGCCACGAGCAGCAGGCCGCCCAGCGCGGCGAGCGCCAGCGTCGACGGCTCGGGCACATTGGGCACAACTGTGATCCCGCTCGCGAGCAATAGATTGAACGCTGGCCCCGTCCCGTGAGTGCTATCCGAAAGGATCGTTCGGTTCCCGGTGAGCGGATCAACGGACAGTATTGCCGAGGTGGCAGTCGTCAGGTCTATTGTACTCGGCGTAAAAATCGAGCCATCCAGGCCGACCGCCAGTGTAAGTGCCAAGCCAAGGGCCGGCCCGGATCCGACCGGATTGCCGGCAACGCTGCTGGAAATGATGGTCCGATCACCGGTGACGGGGTTCACTTCCACGAGACTTGGGCCGTTGTCGGTAGTAAACAAGTTTCCGGCACTGTTGAGCGCAACATCGGTGGTCTCTCCGAAGCTCGGCCCCGCGCCGACGCCCTGTCCGGAAACGAGCGTCGGCACGCCGGTCATAGCGTTGATGTTATATATACCGCCAAGAGTGGTTAAGGTCGCGGCCGCGTAGATATTCGATCCGCTAACGGCAAAGCCCGCGCCCTCAAACGTTGAGAACGCGGTGCGGTTTCCAGTGGCGGGATCGATGAGCGCCATTCCCTGATTTCCGGTAACGAGGATACTATTACCAAAGTCGCGCGCCGCCGTGTAGGGACCGATCGACGAGCCGGAATTCGCCACCGAATCGCTGATCAAGGTGCGATCTCCTGTGGACGGGTCGATGCGCATAATCGCCGATAAGAGGTCAACACCGTTTACCGATTCTAGCGTGACCAGCAAACTGCCGCCCGGTTCGTAGCTTACGTACGCGGAGAGGGTTGTAGAACCCTTCGGTCCGTAATTGAGCGACGGGCCGTCACCCGTCGTATTGTCCGAAATCACGGTACGATTGCCGGTCGTCGGGTTGACTTCCAGCAACGCATAATCCGGATTTCCCGAAGTTCCAAGATTTGCCGCGACGACGACATCGCCCGGCTGCAACGTGACACCGTTGGCGACCGGCACAATCACACAGCCTACGAAGATCGTTGCTCCGACTGAAAAAAGACGATGCGTGGATAACATGGAATACCTCGGCGTTGAATTGATGAAGACCGAACGCAAAAAATCAAATAGATGACTTCTCGGCGAATCAAATACCAATTCTCATTTCCGGCGTTGCCAGGCCACGAGCAGCAGGCCGCCCAGCGCGGCGAGCGCCAGCGTCGACGGCTCGGGCACGTTGGGGACGACCATAATTCCGCTGACGGCGGTAGTCAGGTTGAAGATCGGTCCGGTGCCAATCGTGGCGTCGGAAATGATCGTCCGGTTCCCGGTGAGCGGATCGATCGACGCAATGGACACCGTGTCTGGAGCCATAAAACCGGTAGTGAATATCGTTCCGTCTGGGGCGACTGCCAGGCGAAATGCGCCGACCAAGAGGTCGGGACCAGTGCCCACCGTACTGCCGGCGGCGTCGCTGGAAATAATCGTTCGATCGCCGGTAATGGGATCGACGTTGTAGACTGTGTGTCCGTCAAGCACAAGCAAGTTACCTGCGCTGTTAAGCGCGACGTCCTGCGGACGATGAAGATCAGGACCGGTGCCAACGCCTTGGCCGGAAATCAATGTCGGCGTGCCGGTGGACGCGTTGATTGCGTAAACGCTTGCCTGATCGGCGGAGGCAGCATATATGTTCGAGCCATCGA
This region includes:
- a CDS encoding PEP-CTERM sorting domain-containing protein, with product MLSMYRFLMIGAAPFVSFLIVSIAHGVTLQPGDVVVGVDLGTGKNPDFALLEIDPATGNRTVISDNSIGTGPSLYYNYVSDIGIDFPAIPYISYQADGSLLVTVASPNSSTGSALLRVDPATGDRTLVSDELANSGPPVYYVAARDFGNSILVGGPQGTALIDPATGNRTAFSAVNVSGFAIDGSNIYAASADQASVYAINASTGTPTLISGQGVGTGPDLHRPQDVALNSAGNLLVLDGHTVYNVDPITGDRTIISSDAAGSTVGTGPDLLVGAFRLAVAPDGTIFTTGFMAPDTVSIASIDPLTGNRTIISDATIGTGPIFNLTTAVSGIMVVPNVPEPSTLALAALGGLLLVAWQRRK
- a CDS encoding PEP-CTERM sorting domain-containing protein, translated to MLSTHRLFSVGATIFVGCVIVPVANGVTLQPGDVVVAANLGTSGNPDYALLEVNPTTGNRTVISDNTTGDGPSLNYGPKGSTTLSAYVSYEPGGSLLVTLESVNGVDLLSAIMRIDPSTGDRTLISDSVANSGSSIGPYTAARDFGNSILVTGNQGMALIDPATGNRTAFSTFEGAGFAVSGSNIYAAATLTTLGGIYNINAMTGVPTLVSGQGVGAGPSFGETTDVALNSAGNLFTTDNGPSLVEVNPVTGDRTIISSSVAGNPVGSGPALGLALTLAVGLDGSIFTPSTIDLTTATSAILSVDPLTGNRTILSDSTHGTGPAFNLLLASGITVVPNVPEPSTLALAALGGLLLVAWRRRK